The following is a genomic window from Pelobacter seleniigenes DSM 18267.
GTCTCCCAATGCGATAATCTTTAAGTGTTCGTGCTGCAGGGTTACGGGATGGTGAAAATGGCCGCAGACCATGATATCGCAGTCCGGTGTTTGCTGCGTGGCATAGGCCTGCAATACCGGACTGGGGTCGCGATGGGTGAAATTCGGGTCGTTTTTGGTGCTTTTGTTGCTCAGCCAGATACCGAATGACCAGACCAGATCCGGATGGACGATGCGGGACAACAGGCGAATCAGGCGACTTCGCCAGAATCCGCGCAACAGCCGGTACGAGCGGTTCGGTCTAATCAGATCTCCATGGCAAAGCAGGATTTTCTGATTGTCCCAGCTAATGATTTGCTGCTCGGTGATGACGGTACAGTGCAGGGTGGCGCTGAAGTAATCTCCCATCAGGAAATCATGATTGCCCTCAACAAAATACAGCTGTGTTCCCGCTTCGGTGAGCCGCCGCAGCTGTTCCAGCAGCGGGACATAGGCGCTGAACACCAGGTGACGGTAACCGAGCCAGAACTCAAAAATATCGCCGAGCAGAAAAAGTGCATCAAGCTGCTTTTGCCGGTTGAGAAATTCAAGTAATAACTGGTAGTTTCTATCCTGCGGTCGGCGCAGGTGGGCATCTGACAGAAATATCGCTCTCATGTCCGCGACTATAATGAGCGGCGCTGCCGTTGTCAATTTACAAACCTTTTTCCAGACAAAGGAGTTCGGTTATGGACTATCCGATGATTCACATCTGCTACCGGGTTATGGACCTGGCCGCATCTGAAAATTTTTATAGGACCGCTT
Proteins encoded in this region:
- a CDS encoding UDP-2,3-diacylglucosamine diphosphatase: MRAIFLSDAHLRRPQDRNYQLLLEFLNRQKQLDALFLLGDIFEFWLGYRHLVFSAYVPLLEQLRRLTEAGTQLYFVEGNHDFLMGDYFSATLHCTVITEQQIISWDNQKILLCHGDLIRPNRSYRLLRGFWRSRLIRLLSRIVHPDLVWSFGIWLSNKSTKNDPNFTHRDPSPVLQAYATQQTPDCDIMVCGHFHHPVTLQHEHLKIIALGDWINQFSYAELQDGVIKLQTCPTQPNAHSDSAGQ